In the Urocitellus parryii isolate mUroPar1 chromosome 1, mUroPar1.hap1, whole genome shotgun sequence genome, AAGTTGGATGCAGGGCAGGCGCAGGGAGCCGCGCCTGTCGGAACTCGAGCCGTGCGGAGAAGGCGCCCATTGGCCAGCCAGTGCCACGTGGCCGCCCCGGCTAGTATATTAGGCCACTATTTACCTCCGATTCGCTCGCCATGGCTCGGCGAGGGCAGCTCGGGTAGAAAGAAGAGGCGGAGAGACGCAGACGGCGGCGATCCTGCCCGGCGTCTGCTGGGTTCCTCACCCGGATCCTGGCCTGACTCCTCAGGACAGTGTGCTGGAACCATGAACTCCTACCTGGAGTACGTGTCGTGCGGCGGCAGTGGGGTCGGTAGCGACGTGCTCACTTTCGCACCCAAGTTCTGCCGCGCCGACGCCCGACCCGTGGCCCAGCAGCCCGCTTTCCCGTTGAGCAGCGGCGACGGCGCGTTTGTCAGCTGCTTGCCCCTGGCCGCTGCCCGACCCACGCCTTCGCCCCCAGCCGCCCCAGCTCAGCCTCCCGCGCCGTCCCCTACTGCGCCCAGGTACGCGCCGTGCACCTTGGAGGGTGCATACGAGCCTGGCACTGCACCTGCCGCTGCGACGGCCAGGGGCGCGGACTACGGCTTTCTGGGGCCCGGGCCCGCCTACGACTTCCCAGGCGCTCTCGGGCGAACGGCCGACGATGGCGGGGCGCACGTCCACTACGCCACCTCGGCGGTGTTCTCCCGTGgaggctcccttctcctcagcagACAGGTGGATTACGCGCCCTTCAGCGAGCCTGGCCCCTTCCCCGCCTGTCTCAAAGAGCCAGCCGATGGCCACCCTAGGGCCTTCCACTCTGCGTCCCCAGCCCAGGGCGCCTATCCCAAGTCCGTCTCTCCCACCTCTGGCCTCCCGGCCGCCTTCAGCACGTTCGAGTGGATGAAAGTGAAGAGGAACGCCCCTAAGAAAAGT is a window encoding:
- the Hoxd1 gene encoding homeobox protein Hox-D1; amino-acid sequence: MNSYLEYVSCGGSGVGSDVLTFAPKFCRADARPVAQQPAFPLSSGDGAFVSCLPLAAARPTPSPPAAPAQPPAPSPTAPRYAPCTLEGAYEPGTAPAAATARGADYGFLGPGPAYDFPGALGRTADDGGAHVHYATSAVFSRGGSLLLSRQVDYAPFSEPGPFPACLKEPADGHPRAFHSASPAQGAYPKSVSPTSGLPAAFSTFEWMKVKRNAPKKSKLAEYGAASPSSTVRTNFSTKQLTELEKEFHFNKYLTRARRIEIANCLQLNDTQVKIWFQNRRMKQKKREREGLLATATSVASLQLPLSRTGTSPTKSGRSPGSPSQAQEPS